Proteins from a single region of Thermus islandicus DSM 21543:
- a CDS encoding type II toxin-antitoxin system HicB family antitoxin, whose translation MPKYTALLYPDPETPGTWIAEFPAVPQAHSFGQTPEEALARAKEALELVLTFLRAEGRPLPPDVQAVEVGVDAA comes from the coding sequence ATGCCCAAGTACACCGCCCTCCTCTACCCGGACCCGGAAACCCCGGGAACCTGGATCGCCGAGTTTCCCGCGGTACCCCAGGCCCACTCCTTCGGCCAAACCCCAGAGGAGGCCTTGGCGCGGGCCAAAGAGGCCCTGGAGCTCGTCCTGACCTTCCTGAGGGCCGAGGGCAGGCCGCTTCCCCCAGACGTGCAAGCGGTAGAGGTGGGTGTGGATGCCGCCTAG
- the lysS gene encoding homocitrate synthase gives MREWRIIDSTLREGEQFEKAHFTTQDKVEIAQALDAFGIEYIEVTTPVASPQSRKDAEVIASLGLRAKVVTHIQCRLDAAQVALETGVQGIDLLFGTSRYLRAAHGRDIPRIIEEAKEVIAFIRERAPHVEVRFSAEDTFRSEEQDLLAVYEAIAPYVDRVGLADTVGIATPRQVYALVREVRRVVGPEVDIEFHGHNDTGCAVANAYEAIEAGATHVDTTILGIGERNGITPLGGFLARMYTLQPEYVRGKYRLEMLPELDRMIARMVGVEIPFNNYITGETAFSHKAGMHLKAIYLNPEAYEPYPPEVFGVKRKLIIASRLTGRHAIKARAQELGLHYGEEELSRLTQHIKALADRGQLTLEELDRILREWITA, from the coding sequence ATGCGGGAATGGCGGATCATAGACTCCACGCTTCGGGAAGGGGAGCAGTTTGAAAAGGCCCACTTCACCACCCAGGACAAGGTGGAAATCGCCCAGGCCCTGGACGCCTTCGGCATTGAGTACATTGAGGTGACCACCCCCGTGGCCTCGCCCCAGTCCCGCAAGGACGCGGAGGTCATCGCCTCCTTGGGCCTTAGGGCCAAGGTGGTCACCCACATCCAGTGCCGCCTGGACGCGGCCCAGGTAGCCCTGGAGACGGGGGTCCAGGGGATTGACCTCCTCTTCGGCACGAGCCGGTACCTGCGGGCGGCCCACGGCCGGGACATCCCCCGGATCATTGAGGAGGCCAAGGAGGTGATCGCCTTCATCCGGGAGCGGGCTCCCCACGTGGAGGTGCGCTTCTCCGCCGAGGACACCTTCCGCTCCGAGGAACAAGACCTCCTGGCCGTCTACGAGGCCATCGCCCCCTACGTGGACCGGGTGGGCCTGGCGGACACCGTGGGCATCGCCACGCCCCGGCAGGTCTACGCCTTGGTGCGGGAGGTGCGGCGGGTGGTGGGGCCGGAGGTGGACATAGAGTTCCACGGCCACAACGACACGGGATGCGCCGTCGCCAATGCCTATGAAGCCATTGAGGCCGGGGCCACCCACGTGGACACCACCATCCTGGGGATCGGGGAGAGGAACGGCATCACCCCCCTGGGGGGGTTTCTTGCCCGCATGTACACCCTCCAGCCCGAGTACGTCCGGGGGAAGTACCGGTTGGAGATGCTCCCCGAGCTGGACCGGATGATCGCCCGGATGGTGGGGGTGGAGATCCCCTTCAACAACTACATCACCGGGGAGACGGCCTTCAGCCACAAGGCGGGGATGCACCTGAAGGCCATCTACCTGAACCCCGAGGCCTACGAGCCCTACCCACCCGAGGTCTTCGGGGTGAAGCGCAAGCTCATCATCGCCTCGAGGCTCACCGGGCGGCACGCCATCAAGGCCAGGGCTCAGGAGCTCGGCCTCCACTACGGGGAGGAGGAGCTTTCCCGCCTCACCCAGCACATCAAGGCCCTGGCCGACCGGGGCCAGCTCACCCTGGAGGAGCTGGACCGGATCCTCAGGGAGTGGATCACGGCATGA
- a CDS encoding paraquat-inducible protein A — protein MEDLEITCPVCGEASLVLAEDLETLEVGDVLECEACGAFLEVVSLDPLEVEVTEEGLEGFFVDCPRCGQTFEVAEEDQGQEVQCPECGFRFVPDWSEVEEEDEEW, from the coding sequence ATGGAGGACCTTGAGATCACGTGTCCGGTGTGCGGCGAGGCCAGCCTGGTGCTGGCGGAGGACCTGGAAACCCTGGAGGTCGGGGACGTGCTGGAGTGCGAGGCCTGCGGGGCCTTTCTGGAGGTGGTTTCCCTGGACCCCCTCGAGGTGGAGGTGACCGAGGAGGGCCTGGAGGGCTTCTTTGTGGACTGCCCCCGGTGCGGCCAGACCTTTGAGGTGGCCGAGGAGGACCAAGGCCAGGAGGTCCAGTGCCCTGAGTGCGGCTTTCGCTTTGTCCCCGACTGGAGCGAGGTGGAGGAGGAGGACGAGGAATGGTAG
- the secE gene encoding preprotein translocase subunit SecE: MLARIVRYFQEARAELARVTWPTREQVVEGTQAILVFTLFSMIVLGLYDLVFRFLIGLLR; encoded by the coding sequence ATGTTGGCTCGCATCGTGCGCTACTTCCAGGAGGCCAGGGCTGAGCTTGCCCGGGTCACCTGGCCTACGCGGGAGCAGGTGGTAGAGGGCACCCAGGCCATCTTGGTCTTCACCCTGTTTTCCATGATTGTCCTGGGCCTTTACGATCTGGTCTTCCGTTTCCTGATAGGGCTCTTGCGATGA
- a CDS encoding 3-isopropylmalate dehydratase large subunit: protein MGQTLAEKILSHKAGRPVEAGELVVVEVDQVMVVDSIAGSFFKRLEYLNATPRYPERVSIVIDHVAPAANLEVAKAQKEIREWGRRHGIRVFDVGRGVCHQVLVEEGLAQPGWVVVGSDSHSTTYGAVGAFGTGMGATDIALAAASGRTWFRVPESVKVVFRGRLPKGVTAKDAALEMVRLLTAEGATYMAVEIHLLEGAEALTRGERMTLANLTVEAGAKAGLVVPSGEILELYRVPEWLYPDPEARYAKEVEIDLSALTPRVSVPFHVDNVHEVARVKGKRVDQVFIGTCTNGRIEDLRAAAEVLRGRRVAPWVRLLIVPASSQVLEEAAKDGTLLTLLEAGATLGTPGCGPCMGRHMGVLAPGEVCVSTSNRNFRGRMGAPDAEIYLASPRVAAASAVAGYLTTPEELEEVYA, encoded by the coding sequence GTGGGACAGACGCTAGCGGAAAAGATCCTCTCCCACAAGGCGGGAAGGCCCGTGGAGGCGGGGGAGCTCGTGGTGGTGGAGGTGGACCAGGTCATGGTGGTGGACTCCATCGCCGGGAGCTTCTTCAAGCGCCTGGAGTACCTAAACGCCACCCCCCGCTACCCGGAAAGGGTCTCCATCGTGATAGACCACGTGGCCCCGGCGGCGAACCTCGAGGTGGCCAAGGCCCAGAAGGAGATCCGGGAGTGGGGTAGGCGGCACGGCATCCGGGTCTTTGACGTGGGCCGGGGAGTGTGCCACCAGGTCCTGGTGGAGGAGGGCCTGGCCCAGCCGGGGTGGGTGGTGGTGGGCTCGGACAGCCACTCCACCACCTACGGGGCGGTGGGGGCCTTCGGCACGGGCATGGGGGCCACGGACATCGCCCTGGCGGCGGCCAGCGGGCGCACCTGGTTTAGGGTGCCCGAGAGCGTGAAGGTGGTCTTCCGGGGAAGGCTCCCCAAGGGGGTCACGGCCAAGGACGCCGCCCTGGAGATGGTCCGCCTCCTCACCGCCGAGGGGGCCACCTACATGGCGGTGGAGATCCACCTCCTGGAGGGGGCGGAAGCCCTTACGCGGGGGGAGCGCATGACCCTGGCCAACCTCACCGTGGAGGCGGGGGCCAAGGCGGGGCTCGTGGTGCCGAGCGGGGAGATCCTGGAGCTCTACCGGGTGCCCGAGTGGCTCTACCCCGACCCGGAGGCCCGCTACGCCAAGGAGGTGGAGATAGACCTTTCCGCCCTCACGCCCCGGGTCTCCGTGCCCTTCCACGTGGACAACGTCCACGAGGTGGCCAGGGTCAAGGGCAAGCGGGTGGATCAGGTCTTCATCGGGACCTGCACCAACGGGCGGATTGAGGACCTGAGGGCGGCGGCGGAGGTCCTAAGGGGAAGGAGGGTGGCCCCCTGGGTGCGCCTCCTCATCGTTCCCGCCTCGAGCCAGGTCCTGGAGGAGGCGGCCAAGGACGGCACCCTCCTCACCCTCCTCGAGGCCGGGGCCACCCTCGGGACCCCGGGGTGCGGCCCCTGCATGGGGCGGCACATGGGGGTCCTGGCCCCCGGGGAGGTGTGCGTCTCCACCTCCAACCGCAACTTCCGCGGGCGCATGGGGGCCCCGGACGCGGAGATCTACCTGGCTTCCCCCCGGGTGGCGGCCGCGAGCGCCGTGGCGGGCTACCTCACCACCCCGGAGGAGCTGGAGGAGGTCTATGCCTAA
- the rplA gene encoding 50S ribosomal protein L1 — protein MPKHGKRYRALLEKVDPNKVYTIDEAARLVKELATAKFDETVEVHAKLGIDPRKSDQNVRGTVSLPHGLGKEVRVLAIAKGEKIREAEEAGADYVGGEEIIQKILDGWLDFDAVVATPDVMGAVGSKLGRILGPRGLLPNPKAGTVGFNIGEIIREIKAGRIEFRNDKTGAIHAPVGKASFPAEKLADNIRAFLRALEASKPEAAKGTFLRAVYVTSTMGPSLRINPHS, from the coding sequence ATGCCTAAGCACGGCAAGCGCTACCGGGCCCTCCTGGAGAAGGTGGACCCCAACAAGGTCTACACCATTGACGAGGCCGCCCGCCTGGTGAAGGAGCTCGCCACCGCCAAGTTTGACGAGACCGTGGAGGTCCACGCCAAGCTGGGCATTGACCCCCGCAAGTCCGACCAGAACGTGCGCGGTACCGTTTCCCTCCCCCACGGCCTGGGCAAGGAGGTCAGGGTCTTGGCCATCGCCAAGGGGGAGAAGATCCGGGAGGCGGAGGAGGCCGGGGCCGACTACGTGGGGGGCGAGGAGATCATCCAGAAGATCCTGGACGGCTGGTTGGATTTTGACGCCGTGGTGGCTACCCCGGACGTGATGGGGGCGGTGGGCTCCAAGCTCGGCCGCATCCTGGGCCCGCGGGGCCTCCTCCCCAACCCCAAGGCGGGCACCGTGGGCTTCAACATCGGGGAGATCATCCGGGAGATCAAGGCGGGACGGATTGAGTTCCGGAACGATAAGACCGGGGCCATCCACGCCCCTGTGGGCAAGGCGAGCTTTCCCGCCGAGAAGCTTGCGGACAACATCCGGGCCTTCCTCCGGGCCCTCGAGGCCAGCAAGCCCGAGGCGGCCAAGGGCACCTTCCTCCGCGCTGTCTACGTGACCAGCACCATGGGGCCCAGCCTCCGCATCAACCCCCACTCCTGA
- the lysW gene encoding lysine biosynthesis protein LysW, with protein MVANCPDCGAEIRLENPELGELVVCEDCGAELEVVGLDPLRLEAAPEEAEDWGE; from the coding sequence ATGGTAGCCAACTGTCCCGATTGCGGTGCGGAGATCCGCCTGGAGAACCCCGAGCTGGGCGAGCTTGTGGTCTGCGAGGACTGTGGGGCCGAGCTTGAGGTGGTGGGGCTGGACCCCTTGCGGCTCGAGGCCGCCCCCGAGGAGGCGGAGGACTGGGGGGAGTGA
- a CDS encoding isoprenyl transferase: MLRRLLPLSGPLYWYYERRLLKEVRKGPMPRHLGLILDGNRRYARMLGLPPAMGHRFGVKKAYEVLEWCLELGIPTVTVWVFSTDNFQRSPEEVGELMRLFVEEAWRMAEDHRIRRHRVRVRVIGRREGFPEEVLKALEHLEAKTEGHDGLHLNIAMGYGGREEIVDAVKRLLLEAEAKGLSPGRVAEGLTPEAIAERLYTAGLPDPDFIIRTSGEIRLSGFLLWQSAYSEFYFADVLWPEFRKIDFLRALRSYQARERRFGR, from the coding sequence ATGCTCCGCCGCCTCCTCCCCCTCTCCGGCCCCCTCTACTGGTACTACGAGCGCCGCCTCCTCAAGGAGGTGCGGAAGGGCCCCATGCCCCGGCACCTGGGCCTCATCCTGGACGGCAACCGCCGCTACGCCCGCATGCTGGGGCTTCCCCCCGCCATGGGCCACCGCTTCGGGGTGAAGAAGGCCTACGAGGTCCTGGAGTGGTGCCTGGAGCTCGGGATCCCCACGGTCACGGTCTGGGTTTTCTCCACGGACAACTTCCAGAGGAGCCCCGAGGAGGTGGGGGAGCTCATGCGCCTCTTCGTGGAGGAGGCCTGGAGGATGGCCGAGGACCACCGCATCCGCCGCCACCGGGTGCGGGTCCGGGTCATCGGGCGGCGGGAGGGGTTCCCTGAGGAGGTCCTGAAGGCCCTGGAGCACCTCGAGGCCAAGACGGAGGGCCACGACGGGCTTCACCTGAACATCGCCATGGGCTACGGGGGGCGGGAGGAGATCGTGGACGCGGTGAAGCGCCTCCTCCTGGAGGCGGAGGCGAAGGGGCTTTCCCCGGGAAGGGTGGCGGAGGGCCTCACCCCGGAGGCCATCGCCGAAAGGCTCTACACCGCGGGCCTCCCCGATCCCGACTTCATCATCCGCACCTCCGGGGAGATCCGGCTATCCGGGTTCCTCCTCTGGCAGTCCGCCTACTCCGAGTTCTACTTCGCCGACGTCCTCTGGCCCGAGTTCCGCAAGATTGACTTCCTAAGGGCCCTGAGGAGCTACCAGGCCCGCGAGAGGCGCTTCGGGCGTTGA
- the rplJ gene encoding 50S ribosomal protein L10 gives MPNQRNIALLAALKENLERARGSFFLVNYQGLSAKETHALRQALKEKGARLFVAKNTLIRIALKELGLPELDGLSGPSGMVFYQDPVAAAKALQAFAKNNPKGIPEAKGGLLQGQVLSAKDVVALAELPTLDELRAELVGVLQAPLAELVGVLGGVARELVGILEAYAEKKAA, from the coding sequence GTGCCGAACCAGCGCAACATCGCCCTTCTTGCCGCCCTCAAGGAGAACCTTGAGCGGGCCCGTGGCTCCTTCTTCCTTGTGAACTACCAAGGGCTTTCCGCCAAGGAGACCCACGCCCTGCGCCAGGCCCTGAAGGAAAAGGGAGCCAGGCTCTTCGTGGCCAAGAACACCTTGATCCGCATCGCCCTAAAGGAGCTTGGCCTGCCGGAGCTTGACGGCCTCTCGGGGCCCAGCGGCATGGTCTTCTACCAGGACCCGGTGGCCGCGGCCAAGGCCCTCCAGGCCTTCGCCAAGAACAACCCCAAGGGCATTCCCGAGGCCAAGGGCGGGCTTTTGCAGGGCCAGGTGCTTTCGGCCAAGGACGTGGTGGCCCTGGCGGAGCTCCCCACCCTGGACGAGCTCCGGGCGGAACTCGTGGGCGTGCTCCAGGCTCCCTTGGCGGAGCTTGTGGGTGTCCTGGGCGGCGTGGCCCGCGAGCTGGTAGGCATCTTGGAGGCGTACGCAGAGAAGAAGGCGGCGTAG
- a CDS encoding type II toxin-antitoxin system HicA family toxin, giving the protein MPPRPEEVARKLRRLGFMERMAKGGHRLYAHPDGRIVVVPFQSGELPKGTFKRILRDAGLTEEEFQNL; this is encoded by the coding sequence ATGCCGCCTAGGCCGGAAGAGGTGGCCCGGAAGCTCCGCCGCCTCGGGTTCATGGAACGCATGGCCAAGGGAGGACACCGGCTCTACGCCCACCCCGATGGCCGCATCGTGGTGGTGCCCTTCCAAAGCGGGGAGCTTCCCAAGGGCACCTTCAAGCGCATCCTGCGCGATGCCGGCCTCACCGAGGAGGAGTTCCAGAACCTCTAG
- the nusG gene encoding transcription termination/antitermination protein NusG: protein MSIEWYAVHTPVGQEEKAKANLEKRVRAFGMQDKIFQILIPTEEVVEVREGGKKEILKRKLFPGYLFIQMDLGDEEEPNEAWEVVRGTPGITGFVGAGHRPVPLSPDEVRHILEVSGLLGKREAPKAQVAFREGDQVRVVSGPFADFTGTVTEIHPEKGKVKVMVTIFGRETPVELDFSQVVKA, encoded by the coding sequence ATGAGCATTGAATGGTATGCGGTCCACACCCCCGTGGGGCAGGAGGAGAAGGCCAAGGCCAACCTGGAGAAGCGGGTGAGGGCCTTCGGCATGCAGGACAAGATCTTTCAGATCCTCATCCCCACGGAGGAGGTGGTGGAGGTCCGTGAGGGGGGGAAGAAGGAGATCCTGAAAAGAAAGCTCTTCCCCGGCTACCTCTTCATCCAAATGGACCTGGGGGATGAGGAGGAGCCCAACGAGGCCTGGGAGGTGGTGCGGGGCACCCCCGGCATCACCGGCTTCGTGGGGGCAGGGCACCGCCCGGTTCCCCTTTCCCCGGACGAGGTGCGCCACATCCTCGAGGTCTCCGGCCTCCTCGGCAAGAGGGAGGCCCCCAAGGCCCAGGTGGCCTTCCGGGAAGGGGACCAGGTCCGGGTGGTCTCTGGCCCCTTCGCGGACTTCACCGGCACCGTGACCGAGATCCACCCCGAGAAGGGCAAGGTTAAGGTCATGGTCACCATCTTCGGGCGCGAGACCCCTGTGGAGCTGGACTTCTCCCAGGTGGTCAAGGCCTGA
- a CDS encoding UbiX family flavin prenyltransferase, whose product MDLPRVVVGLSGASGMPYALDLLKALAGLAEVHLVLSQGAKRVLWEEMGLSPKDLYPLAARVYKDSDLGAPIASGSFPTRGMVVVPCSATTLAKVAQGLADTLLTRAAYVHLKERRPLILVPRETPLPLPTLKAMVQAAEAGALILPASPGFYHRPQEIGELLAFLTQRILDHLGLPAGGRRWGGA is encoded by the coding sequence ATGGACCTTCCCCGCGTGGTGGTGGGGCTTTCCGGAGCAAGCGGCATGCCCTACGCCCTGGACCTCCTAAAGGCCCTTGCCGGCCTCGCCGAGGTGCACCTCGTCCTCTCCCAGGGGGCCAAGCGGGTGCTTTGGGAGGAGATGGGCCTAAGCCCCAAGGACCTCTACCCCCTGGCGGCCCGGGTGTACAAGGACAGCGACCTGGGGGCCCCCATCGCCTCGGGCTCCTTTCCCACCCGGGGCATGGTGGTGGTGCCCTGCTCCGCCACCACCCTGGCCAAGGTGGCCCAGGGCCTTGCCGACACCCTCCTCACCCGGGCGGCCTACGTCCACCTCAAGGAGCGGCGCCCCCTGATCCTGGTCCCCCGGGAAACCCCCTTGCCCCTCCCCACCCTAAAGGCCATGGTGCAGGCGGCGGAGGCGGGCGCCCTCATCCTCCCGGCGAGCCCTGGCTTCTACCACAGGCCCCAGGAGATCGGCGAGCTTCTGGCCTTTCTTACCCAGCGCATCCTGGACCACCTGGGCCTGCCCGCGGGGGGAAGGCGCTGGGGCGGGGCCTGA
- a CDS encoding 3-isopropylmalate dehydratase small subunit (catalyzes the formation of homoisocitrate from cis-homoaconitate): MPKVFKFGDHINTDDILPGKYAPFMVGEDRFHLYAFAHLRPGFAEEVRPGDLLVFGRNAGLGSSREYAPEALKRLGIRAVIAKSYARIFFRNLVNLGIVPFESEEVVDALEDGDEVELDLERGVLLRGGEAFKLRPPPPFLLEALKEGSLLDYYKRHGRFPGE, from the coding sequence ATGCCTAAGGTCTTCAAGTTCGGGGATCACATCAACACGGACGACATCCTTCCCGGCAAGTACGCCCCCTTCATGGTGGGGGAGGACCGGTTCCACCTCTACGCCTTCGCCCACCTAAGGCCCGGGTTCGCCGAGGAGGTGCGCCCGGGGGACCTTTTGGTCTTCGGGCGGAACGCCGGGCTTGGCTCTAGCCGCGAGTACGCCCCGGAGGCCCTGAAGCGGCTTGGCATCCGGGCCGTCATCGCCAAAAGCTACGCCCGGATCTTCTTCCGCAACCTGGTGAACCTGGGGATCGTCCCCTTTGAGTCGGAGGAGGTGGTGGATGCGCTAGAGGACGGCGATGAGGTGGAGCTGGACCTGGAAAGGGGGGTTTTGCTGCGGGGCGGGGAAGCCTTTAAGCTGCGTCCCCCGCCCCCCTTCCTCCTGGAGGCGCTCAAGGAGGGCTCTCTTCTGGACTACTACAAGAGGCACGGGCGCTTCCCGGGGGAGTAA
- a CDS encoding EF-Tu/IF-2/RF-3 family GTPase, whose amino-acid sequence VTGVEMHRKTLQEGIAGDNVGVLLRGVSREEVERGQVLAKPGTITPHTKFEASVYVLRKEEGGRHTGFFTGYRPQFYFRTTDVTGVVELPQGVEMVMPGDNVTFTVELIKPVALEEGLRFAIREGGRTVGAGVVTKILE is encoded by the coding sequence GGTTACGGGTGTGGAGATGCACCGGAAGACGTTGCAGGAGGGGATAGCTGGGGACAATGTGGGGGTGTTGTTGCGGGGTGTAAGCCGGGAGGAGGTGGAGCGGGGGCAGGTGTTGGCGAAGCCTGGGACGATTACGCCGCACACGAAGTTTGAGGCTTCGGTGTATGTGTTGAGGAAGGAGGAGGGGGGTCGGCACACGGGTTTTTTCACGGGGTACCGGCCGCAGTTTTACTTTCGGACGACGGATGTGACGGGGGTGGTGGAGCTGCCCCAGGGGGTGGAGATGGTGATGCCTGGGGACAATGTGACGTTTACGGTGGAGCTCATCAAGCCGGTGGCGTTGGAGGAGGGTTTGCGTTTTGCCATCCGGGAGGGTGGGCGGACCGTGGGCGCCGGGGTGGTCACCAAGATCCTGGAGTAA
- a CDS encoding acyl-CoA dehydrogenase family protein, giving the protein MVLTSEGRLVLETVRKVAREVLWPLAPEYDREAKYPWPQLRALAELGLLGMTTPEEWGGAGLDSVTWALVLEEIAAADPSVAGIVSVTSGLPQYMLLRFGTEEQKRRFLPPLARGEWIGAFCLTEPHAGSDPASLRAEARRVPGGYELWGVKSWITSAGQAHLYVVMARTEKGISAFLVERDAPGLSFGKPEEKMGLHAAHTAEVRLEGVFVPQENLLGEEGRGLAYALAGLDSGRVGVAAQAVGIARGAYEIARAYAEEREQFGKKLKEHQAIAFKLADMHVRIAAARALVLEAARKKDQGERFTLEASTAKLFASEAAVAVTREAVQVLGGYGYHRDYRVERYYRDAKVTEIYEGTSEIQRLVIARELYR; this is encoded by the coding sequence ATGGTCCTGACCTCGGAAGGACGGCTGGTCCTGGAGACGGTGCGCAAGGTGGCCAGGGAGGTCCTCTGGCCTTTGGCTCCCGAGTACGACCGCGAGGCCAAGTACCCCTGGCCCCAGCTCAGGGCCCTGGCGGAGCTCGGGCTTCTCGGTATGACCACGCCGGAGGAGTGGGGTGGCGCGGGCCTGGACTCCGTCACCTGGGCCCTGGTCCTGGAGGAGATCGCCGCAGCCGACCCGAGCGTGGCCGGGATCGTCTCCGTGACCTCGGGCCTCCCCCAGTACATGCTCCTCCGCTTCGGCACCGAGGAGCAAAAAAGGCGCTTCCTCCCTCCCCTTGCCCGGGGGGAGTGGATCGGGGCCTTCTGCCTCACCGAGCCCCACGCGGGCTCGGACCCGGCCTCCTTGAGGGCGGAGGCCCGGAGGGTTCCGGGAGGGTACGAGCTTTGGGGGGTGAAGAGCTGGATCACCTCCGCCGGACAGGCCCACCTCTACGTGGTCATGGCCCGCACCGAAAAGGGCATCTCTGCCTTCCTGGTGGAGAGGGATGCCCCAGGGCTCTCCTTCGGCAAGCCCGAGGAGAAGATGGGCCTCCACGCCGCCCACACCGCCGAGGTGCGGCTGGAAGGGGTCTTCGTCCCCCAGGAGAACCTTCTGGGGGAGGAGGGGCGGGGCCTGGCCTACGCCCTTGCGGGCCTGGACTCCGGGCGGGTGGGCGTGGCGGCTCAGGCGGTGGGCATCGCCCGGGGGGCCTACGAGATCGCCAGGGCCTACGCCGAAGAGCGGGAGCAGTTTGGGAAAAAGCTTAAGGAGCACCAGGCCATCGCCTTCAAGCTGGCCGACATGCACGTGAGGATCGCCGCTGCCCGGGCCCTCGTCCTCGAGGCCGCCAGGAAGAAGGACCAAGGGGAAAGGTTCACCCTCGAGGCCAGCACCGCCAAGCTCTTCGCCAGCGAGGCCGCGGTGGCGGTGACCCGGGAGGCGGTCCAGGTCCTGGGGGGCTATGGCTACCACCGGGACTACCGGGTGGAGCGCTACTACCGGGACGCCAAGGTGACGGAGATCTACGAGGGCACCTCGGAGATCCAGCGGCTGGTCATCGCCCGCGAGCTCTACCGCTAG
- the rplL gene encoding 50S ribosomal protein L7/L12: protein MALDIERIKEELSQATVLEIKQLIDALKEAWGVTAAAPVAVAAVPAAAAPAAAAAEEKTEFDVILKEAGAKKLEVIKELRAITGLGLKEAKDLAEKGGPVKEGIPKAEAEEIKKKLEAVGAVVELK, encoded by the coding sequence ATGGCTTTGGACATTGAAAGGATCAAGGAAGAGCTTTCCCAGGCTACCGTCCTGGAAATCAAGCAGCTCATAGACGCCCTCAAGGAGGCTTGGGGGGTGACCGCGGCGGCCCCCGTGGCGGTAGCGGCCGTCCCGGCTGCGGCGGCCCCGGCCGCGGCGGCCGCGGAGGAGAAAACGGAGTTTGACGTGATCCTCAAGGAGGCCGGGGCCAAGAAGCTCGAGGTCATCAAGGAGCTCCGGGCCATCACCGGGCTCGGCCTCAAGGAGGCCAAGGACCTGGCCGAGAAGGGTGGCCCCGTGAAGGAGGGCATCCCCAAGGCCGAGGCCGAGGAGATCAAGAAGAAGCTCGAGGCCGTGGGCGCGGTGGTGGAGCTCAAGTAA
- the rpmG gene encoding 50S ribosomal protein L33 — translation MASEVRIKILLECTACRRRNYATEKNKRNTSSKLELKKYCPWCDKHTVHREVKA, via the coding sequence ATGGCCAGCGAGGTCCGCATCAAGATCCTCTTGGAGTGCACGGCGTGCAGGCGCCGCAACTACGCCACCGAGAAGAACAAGCGCAATACCTCCTCCAAGCTGGAGTTGAAAAAGTACTGCCCTTGGTGCGATAAGCACACGGTGCACCGGGAAGTGAAGGCCTGA
- the rplK gene encoding 50S ribosomal protein L11 has translation MKKVVAVVKLQLPAGKATPAPPVGPALGQHGANIMEFVKAFNAATAQMGDAIVPVEITIYADRSFTFVTKTPPASYLIRKAAGLEKGAQKPGREKVGRITWQQVLEIAKQKLPDMNTTDLEAAARMIAGSARSMGVEVVGMPEVKDA, from the coding sequence ATGAAGAAGGTCGTTGCGGTAGTCAAGCTTCAGCTGCCCGCGGGCAAGGCCACGCCCGCGCCCCCGGTGGGGCCCGCCTTGGGCCAGCACGGGGCCAACATCATGGAGTTCGTCAAGGCCTTCAACGCGGCCACCGCGCAGATGGGGGACGCCATCGTTCCGGTGGAGATCACCATCTACGCGGACCGCTCCTTCACCTTCGTCACCAAGACCCCGCCTGCCAGCTACCTGATCCGCAAGGCAGCGGGCCTGGAGAAGGGGGCCCAGAAGCCGGGTAGGGAGAAGGTGGGCCGCATCACCTGGCAGCAGGTGTTGGAGATCGCCAAGCAGAAGCTCCCCGACATGAACACCACCGACCTCGAGGCCGCCGCCCGCATGATCGCGGGCTCGGCCCGCTCCATGGGGGTGGAGGTGGTGGGTATGCCGGAGGTGAAGGATGCCTAA